In the genome of Gloeotrichia echinulata CP02, one region contains:
- a CDS encoding helix-turn-helix domain-containing protein, with protein MSNNPYIGSSLDALLEEDGILDEVNLIAIKRVIAWQIKQAMDQKNLTKKAMAEEMKTSRSSLDRLLDPDNVSVTLDTIDRAARAVGKRIHFELLDAS; from the coding sequence ATGAGCAACAATCCATATATCGGCTCTTCTCTCGATGCCCTTCTAGAAGAAGACGGTATACTTGATGAAGTTAACTTAATTGCTATTAAGAGAGTTATCGCTTGGCAGATTAAACAGGCTATGGACCAAAAGAATCTCACCAAGAAGGCTATGGCAGAAGAAATGAAGACAAGCAGATCATCTCTCGATAGGCTTCTAGATCCGGATAATGTATCCGTAACATTAGATACGATAGATCGAGCTGCTAGAGCGGTTGGTAAGCGAATCCATTTTGAATTATTGGACGCGAGTTAA
- the murJ gene encoding murein biosynthesis integral membrane protein MurJ, with amino-acid sequence MTNKDQKPSRSFAGIAGIVAAATLISKVFGLIRQQAIAAAFGVGAAATAYSYAYIIPGFLLILLGGVNGPLHSAIVSVLAKRKQEEAAPLVETVTTLVAGVLLVVTAAQIVFADVIVDIVGHGLQDTTRAIAIQQIRIMAPMALFSGLIGIGFGTLNAANQYWLLSISPLLSSITVVAAVGILTLQHGQDIIKPEFAYIGGMMLAWGTLAGAILQWLVQQIVQWRLGLGSLRLRFDFKSPGVQEVIKIMTPATISSGMMPINVATDLYFASPIPGAAAGFNYANLLVQTPLGIISNIILLPLLPMFAKLAEPDNWQELKIRIRQGLLLTAFTMLPLGALMVVLSVPIVQVIYERGAFKKEATELVSSLLIAYGIGMFAYLGRDVLVRVFYALGDGQTPFRISTFNIILNAVLDWFFVQPFGAPGLVLATVGVNCSSIIMLLWLLDRKINGIPWREWSLPIIGLTGGSVVAGVASYATLVGCQQVLGKHGLLILLVELSVAGLVGIAVFGVIASWLRIPEVNNFVVRMRQRFLKK; translated from the coding sequence GTGACAAACAAAGACCAAAAACCCTCCCGTTCCTTCGCTGGTATTGCTGGCATTGTTGCCGCTGCTACCTTAATTAGTAAAGTATTTGGTTTAATACGGCAGCAAGCCATTGCTGCCGCTTTTGGTGTTGGCGCTGCTGCTACTGCCTATAGTTACGCCTATATTATCCCTGGATTTTTATTAATCTTACTAGGCGGTGTCAATGGACCGTTACACAGTGCCATTGTCAGCGTTTTAGCCAAACGCAAGCAAGAAGAAGCCGCACCCCTGGTGGAAACGGTGACAACCCTGGTGGCTGGTGTGCTGTTGGTGGTGACAGCGGCGCAAATTGTCTTTGCGGATGTGATTGTCGATATAGTGGGTCATGGGTTACAAGATACAACCAGAGCGATCGCTATCCAACAAATCCGCATCATGGCCCCAATGGCTTTATTTTCCGGGTTAATTGGCATTGGCTTTGGTACCCTTAACGCCGCTAATCAATATTGGTTACTTTCGATTAGTCCCTTATTATCTAGTATTACCGTTGTTGCAGCCGTTGGTATTTTGACACTGCAACACGGTCAAGACATTATTAAACCCGAATTTGCTTACATCGGCGGGATGATGTTAGCTTGGGGCACTTTAGCCGGGGCAATTTTGCAGTGGTTAGTGCAACAAATTGTCCAGTGGCGATTAGGATTAGGTTCTTTACGTCTGCGGTTTGATTTTAAATCTCCCGGCGTTCAAGAAGTAATTAAAATCATGACTCCGGCGACCATTTCATCGGGAATGATGCCAATTAACGTTGCCACAGACCTGTATTTTGCCAGTCCCATCCCTGGTGCTGCTGCTGGTTTTAATTATGCTAATTTACTTGTGCAAACTCCTTTAGGGATTATTTCCAATATTATTTTATTGCCCCTATTACCAATGTTTGCCAAACTTGCTGAACCCGACAATTGGCAAGAATTAAAAATCCGCATTCGTCAGGGATTATTACTTACTGCCTTTACCATGCTACCTTTAGGGGCGCTGATGGTGGTGTTATCTGTCCCCATTGTCCAGGTAATTTATGAGCGTGGTGCTTTCAAAAAAGAAGCTACAGAGTTAGTTTCATCCCTATTAATTGCTTATGGAATTGGGATGTTTGCCTATTTAGGACGTGATGTTTTGGTGCGGGTATTTTATGCTTTAGGGGACGGACAAACACCATTTCGCATCAGTACATTTAATATTATCCTTAACGCGGTATTAGATTGGTTTTTCGTCCAACCTTTTGGCGCCCCCGGTTTGGTGTTAGCAACGGTGGGTGTAAATTGTAGTTCAATAATAATGCTGTTATGGTTATTAGATCGCAAAATTAACGGTATACCTTGGCGGGAGTGGAGTTTACCAATTATCGGTTTAACTGGTGGTAGCGTGGTGGCTGGGGTAGCCAGTTATGCAACTTTGGTTGGTTGTCAGCAGGTGTTAGGTAAGCATGGTTTATTGATTTTGCTGGTGGAGTTGTCTGTTGCTGGGTTGGTGGGGATTGCTGTGTTTGGCGTGATTGCTTCGTGGCTGAGGATACCTGAAGTGAATAATTTTGTGGTGCGGATGCGTCAGCGGTTTTTGAAGAAATGA